TGGCGCTGCCCGGTCCCCGCCTCCTTCTCCAGGTCCCGGGGGTAGAGGAGGAGCTTTACCGCGTTGACCGCATGCTCCCGGGTGCGCTGCTCGGCGAGCCAGGCGAGCTCCCGCTCGTCCCGGGCCTCGTCCTCGTGCACGAAGACCTCGATGATGTGCTTGTTGGTCATCAGCTGGGCGCGGATGAGGCCCTGGGAGGCCTCGTGGGCGCACATGCGGTCCTTCTCGGCGGGGCCCGGCATGCCGAGCGCCATCGCCAGATCGCAGCCGCGCTCCTCCAGGAGTATCTTGCAGGCGACGGGCAGATCCTTGATGCCGGGCACGGTGTAGCGTTCGATCGAGAGACTGGCGTGCCTTTTCAGCTCGTCGATCGCGATCCTGCCCATGTTCACCCGCGCAAAGGTCGTATCCGCCACCCCGATCTTCATCGCAGCACCCCGCCGGCCGCCTCCACGCCGTCGCCCTCGATCCTGTATCCGAGCGCCTGCAGGGAGGTCTGCACGGCGGCGACCGTCGCCATGATCTCCGCCGCCCCCACGGCGCCCATGTGACCGATGCGGAAAATCCTGCCCTTCAGGTGGTCCTGCCCCCCCGCGATCTCCACCCCGAGACTCCGCACGTTCGCCCGCAGATCCCTGTCGGAGACACCGTCCGGGTAGGAGATCGCCGTGACGGTGTTGGAGCAGGCGTGGAGCGCGTCTGTGGCGGGGAAGAGGGAGAGCCCCCAGGCGTCCGCCGCGGCGCGGACCGCGTCCGCCATGCGGCGGTGGCGGGCGATGCGGCGCTCGAGCCCCTCCTCCTCGATCATGCGGAGCGCCTCGCGGAGCGCCAGGAAGAGCGGGACCGCCGGCGTGTACGGCGTCTCCAGCGTGGCGGCGCTCTTGCGGTACGCGGCCAGATCCAGGTAGAACGGCCGCTTCTCGCAGAGCACCTCCCAGGCCCGCGGCCCGACGGAGATGGCGGAGAGCCCCGCCGGGGCCGCCAGGCACTTCTGGGACCCGACGAAGGCGACATCGACGCCCCAGCGGTCCGCCTCCACGGCATCCCCGCCGATGGAGGTGATTCCGTCCATCAGGAGAAGCGCCCCGTGCTTGCGGGCGAGCCTCCCCACCGCCTCGGCCGGGTTGCGGATCCCCGCAGAGGTCTCGTTGTGCACCATCGTCACGACCTCCGCCCCCGCCTCCAGGCTCTCCTCCAGCGCCCCGAGGTCGAGAGGTGTGCCCCAGGCGGACGGGATCTCCGTCGCCGTCCCGTAGCGCTGCGCGATCTTGTACATCCGCTCCCCGAACTTCCCGTTGACCAGGGAGACAATGCGGCGGTCGCGCCCGAAGTTGGCGACCGCCGCCTCCATGGCGGCGGTCCCGGATCCGCTCAGCACGTACAGGTCGTTCGCGGTCCCGAAGAGCTGCTTCAGCGTCTTCACGCAGGCGGCGTAGATGTCGCCGAACTCTTTGCCCCGATGGTTGATTGCCTGCCGGACCATGGCGGAGCGGACACGCTCCGGAACGGGCACCGGCCCTGGCAGCATCAGCAGTGGTGGCTCATTCTCCATAGAATACCACATACTAATAAGGGGGGATTCGATATAAGCTTGAATGGCATGGTCGACGTTTCGGTCATCTCCGGCTCTCCATCGGACGCCCCGGTCGTGGAGAGGGTCTGCAGGACGCTGGACGAACAGGGGCTCTCCTACGAGCGCCAGGTCATCTCCGCCCACCGCCAGCCGGAGCAGCTGGACGCCTACATCCGGGGGGACCCGTGCCGGGTC
This region of Methanomicrobiales archaeon genomic DNA includes:
- the ribC gene encoding riboflavin synthase, which encodes MKIGVADTTFARVNMGRIAIDELKRHASLSIERYTVPGIKDLPVACKILLEERGCDLAMALGMPGPAEKDRMCAHEASQGLIRAQLMTNKHIIEVFVHEDEARDERELAWLAEQRTREHAVNAVKLLLYPRDLEKEAGTGQRQGFPDVGPARR
- a CDS encoding alanine--glyoxylate aminotransferase family protein, translated to MENEPPLLMLPGPVPVPERVRSAMVRQAINHRGKEFGDIYAACVKTLKQLFGTANDLYVLSGSGTAAMEAAVANFGRDRRIVSLVNGKFGERMYKIAQRYGTATEIPSAWGTPLDLGALEESLEAGAEVVTMVHNETSAGIRNPAEAVGRLARKHGALLLMDGITSIGGDAVEADRWGVDVAFVGSQKCLAAPAGLSAISVGPRAWEVLCEKRPFYLDLAAYRKSAATLETPYTPAVPLFLALREALRMIEEEGLERRIARHRRMADAVRAAADAWGLSLFPATDALHACSNTVTAISYPDGVSDRDLRANVRSLGVEIAGGQDHLKGRIFRIGHMGAVGAAEIMATVAAVQTSLQALGYRIEGDGVEAAGGVLR